Proteins encoded in a region of the Gallalistipes aquisgranensis genome:
- a CDS encoding Fur family transcriptional regulator translates to MENSKCIEKLTRKGIKPTANRILVLETLLAAARAVSVQELEIMLGTVDKSSIFRTLTLFVKQHVVHTIEDGSGSLKYEVCSGEDSCSVADMHTHFYCEICHRTFCFEAIHIPVIALPEGFAMHSINYMVKGVCRECSGSK, encoded by the coding sequence ATGGAAAACAGCAAATGCATCGAAAAACTGACCCGCAAGGGAATCAAGCCGACGGCCAACCGGATTCTCGTACTGGAGACCCTGCTGGCGGCAGCGCGTGCGGTCTCCGTTCAGGAACTCGAGATCATGTTGGGCACGGTCGACAAATCCAGCATTTTCCGGACGCTGACCCTCTTTGTGAAACAGCACGTGGTACACACGATCGAGGATGGCAGCGGTTCGCTGAAATACGAGGTGTGCAGCGGGGAAGATTCCTGTTCCGTCGCGGACATGCACACCCATTTCTACTGCGAAATCTGCCACCGGACTTTCTGCTTCGAAGCGATCCACATTCCCGTAATCGCCCTTCCGGAAGGATTCGCCATGCACTCGATCAACTACATGGTAAAAGGGGTGTGCCGGGAGTGTTCCGGATCGAAATAA
- a CDS encoding cation diffusion facilitator family transporter: MAHNHEHHTHGHEHRIGSLNGIFIVSIVLNLLFVVVEAAVGFHENSLGLLSDAGHNLGDVFSLLLALLAFKLAKIHSTKRFTYGYRKSTVLVSLLNAIILLAAVGAIILESIHKFNDPVPVNGAAVSWTAGAGILVNGLTAWLLMKSQKDDLNVRGAFLHMAADTLVSVGVVISGIAISLTGLYVIDPIVSLAIAAVILVSTWKLLAESLRLSLDGIPEKIDIDRVRETLRKNPGVESVHHIHVWAISTTDTALTAHLVLTRNTDADAVKEAVREELRAAGITHATLETETSGTCCHDTGCL, from the coding sequence ATGGCACACAATCACGAACATCACACCCACGGACACGAACACCGGATCGGATCGCTGAACGGCATCTTCATCGTGTCGATCGTGCTGAACCTGCTGTTCGTCGTGGTGGAAGCGGCCGTCGGGTTCCACGAGAATTCGCTGGGCCTGCTCTCCGACGCGGGACACAATCTGGGCGACGTATTCAGCCTGCTGCTGGCACTGCTCGCCTTCAAACTGGCGAAGATACACAGCACGAAACGCTTCACATACGGGTACCGGAAAAGCACGGTATTGGTATCGCTGCTCAACGCCATTATCCTGCTGGCGGCCGTCGGGGCCATCATCCTCGAAAGTATCCATAAATTCAACGATCCCGTGCCGGTGAACGGGGCTGCCGTGTCGTGGACGGCCGGTGCCGGTATCCTGGTCAACGGTCTGACGGCCTGGCTGCTGATGAAGAGCCAGAAGGACGACCTCAACGTGCGGGGCGCCTTCCTGCACATGGCCGCCGACACGCTGGTGTCGGTCGGAGTGGTCATCTCCGGCATCGCAATCTCGCTGACAGGCCTTTACGTCATAGACCCGATCGTCAGCCTGGCAATCGCGGCCGTCATTCTGGTCTCGACCTGGAAACTGCTCGCGGAAAGCCTGAGGCTGTCGCTGGACGGCATTCCCGAAAAAATCGACATCGACCGGGTACGCGAAACGCTCCGGAAAAACCCCGGAGTGGAAAGTGTACACCACATCCACGTATGGGCCATCAGCACGACCGACACGGCCCTGACCGCCCACCTCGTACTGACCCGGAACACGGATGCGGATGCCGTGAAGGAGGCGGTCCGGGAGGAGCTCCGGGCCGCAGGCATCACCCATGCCACACTGGAAACGGAAACTTCCGGCACCTGTTGCCACGACACGGGCTGCCTGTAA